From a single Anomaloglossus baeobatrachus isolate aAnoBae1 chromosome 8, aAnoBae1.hap1, whole genome shotgun sequence genomic region:
- the BAP1 gene encoding ubiquitin carboxyl-terminal hydrolase BAP1, which yields MTSQPPRHGGDNMNKGWLELESDPGLFTLLVEDFGVKGVQVEEIYDLQSKCPGPVYGFIFLFKWIEERRSRRKVSTLLDDTSVMEDEVVNNMFFAHQLIPNSCATHALLSVLLNCSGVHLGPTLSRIKDFTKGFSPESKGYAIGNAPELAKAHNSHARPEPRHLPEKQNGISAVRTMEAFHFVSYVPIKGRLFELDGLKVYPIDHGPWAEDEEWTDKARRVIMERIGLATAGEPYHDIRFNLMAVVPDRRLKYESRLNVLKVNRQTVLEALQQLIRVTQPELIQAQKPSESQNNEESKANPPKAAAGLEGANTSSTPKTTADVSGDAAGSVPRAPVTNTYSKLKAVPHNGGTGPAQTPRLPAFLDNHNYAKSPMQEEEDLAAGVGRSRGIPPPSPDSDEEEEEETETSARPPTIPGFKRRSAESLPPPPGPEVPANVLAEKLKETQKELCSPLSIKMVPPVVPHSQPSPTPSNESTDTASEIGSAFNSPLRSPLRSANPTRPSSPVTSHLSKVLFGEEEPLLRLDSVRYNRAVRELGPLVGTGILHLSRDGHLCTLSRMDSGKVSPKISKLEEGRENVEAEGSRCKVPEIPAGDRFSPKELLALLKCVEAEISTSEACLREELEKRKKFKIDDQRRTHNYDEFICAFISMLAQEGMLASLVEQNISVRRRQGVSIGRLHKQRKPDRRKRSRPYKAKRQ from the exons ATGACGTCACAGCCTCCGAGGCATGGAGGAGACAACATGAATAAAGGCTGGTTAGAGCTGGAGAGCGACCCAG GGCTCTTCACGCTGCTGGTGGAGGATTTTG GTGTGAAGGGCGTGCAGGTGGAGGAGATCTATGATCTGCAGAGCAAGTGCCCGGG ACCGGTGTATGGCTTCATCTTCTTATTTAAATGGATCGAGGAGCGACGCTCGCGCAGAAAAGTCTCCACCCTGCTGGATGACACATCTGTCATGGAGGACGAGGTGGTTAATAACATGTTCTTCGCACATCAG CTGATCCCTAATTCCTGCGCCACTCATGCCCTCCTAAGCGTCTTGCTGAACTGCAGTGGGGTCCATCTGGGACCGACTCTCAGCCGCATTAAAGACTTCACCAAAGGATTCAGCCCAGAG AGTAAAGGTTATGCTATTGGAAATGCTCCTGAACTGGCGAAAGCTCACAACAGCCATGCAAG GCCAGAGCCACGTCACCTGCCAGAAAAACAGAATGGCATCAGCGCAGTGCGCACTATGGAGGCATTCCACTTTGTCAGTTACGTTCCCATTAAGGGGCGTCTGTTCGAGCTAGACGGCCTAAAAGTATACCCCATTGATCATG GTCCATGGGCGGAGGACGAGGAGTGGACAGACAAGGCTCGCAGGGTTATTATGGAGAGGATCGGACTTGCCACAGCAGG GGAGCCGTATCATGATATCCGCTTCAATCTGATGGCCGTGGTACCCGACCGGAGGCTGAAGTATGAGAGCCGCCTCAATGTCCTGAAAGTGAACCGGCAGACTGTGCTGGAGGCGTTACAGCAG CTAATCCGGGTGACGCAGCCGGAACTGATTCAGGCCCAGAAACCATCCGAGAGTCAGAATAATGAGGAGTCAAAGGCCAATCCACCAAAGGCTGCAGCAGGTCTGGAGGGGGCGAACACGTCCAGTACCCCAAAAACTACCGCAG ATGTGAGTGGAGACGCCGCTGGATCTGTGCCTCGAGCTCCCGTTACCAATACGTACAGCAAACTCAAAGCTGTCCCTCATAACGGGGGCACAGGCCCTGCACAAACCCCCCGTCTCCCAGCCTTCCTGGATAACCATAACTACGCCAAGTCCCCTATGCAG GAGGAAGAAGAtctagcggccggtgtcgggcgatCACGAGGAATCCCACCTCCCTCTCCGGACTCtgatgaagaagaggaggaggagactgaGACCTCCGCGAGACCACCGACCATCCCAGG GTTCAAGAGAAGAAGCGCCGAgtctctgccaccacctcctggtCCTGAAGTTCCTGCTAACGTCTTAGCTGAAAAGTTGAAGGAAACTCAGAAAGAACTATGTTCCCCCCTCTCCATAAAGATGGTGCCCCCTGTGGTTCCTCATTCTCAGCCGTCTCCAACCCCCAGCAATGAGAGCACGGACACCGCATCAGAAATCGGCAGCGCTTTCAACTCCCCCCTGCGCTCCCCTTTGAGATCCGCAAACCCCACGCGACCTTCTAGTCCGGTTACGTCTCATCTTTCTAAGGTTCTATTCGGGGAAGAGGAGCCCCTTCTGAGGTTGGACTCTGTCCGGTACAATCGAGCAGTGCGGGAGCTCGGGCCGCTGGTTGGCACTGGTATTCTACACCTCAGCCGAGACGGGCACCTCTGTACGCTCAGCCGGATGG ATTCTGGAAAAGTTTCTCCTAAAATCAGCAAATTGGAGGAAGGAAGAGAAAACGTAGAGGCAGAGGGATCCCGTTGCAAAGTCCCAGAGATTCCAGCTGGAGACAGGTTTTCTCCTAAG GAACTCCTGGCTCTGCTGAAGTGTGTGGAGGCCGAAATCTCCACATCTGAGGCTTGTCTGCGAGAAGAGCTGGAAAAGCGCAAGAAATTCAAG ATCGATGACCAGAGAAGGACGCACAACTACGACGAGTTTATCTGTGCCTTCATCTCTATGTTGGCTCAGGAGG GGATGCTGGCCAGCTTGGTGGAGCAGAACATATCGGTGAGGAGACGGCAGGGGGTCAGCATTGGTCGTCTGCATAAACAGAGGAAGCCGGATCGCCGTAAACGCTCTCGTCCTTACAAGGCCAAGCGCCAGTGA
- the ACY1 gene encoding aminoacylase-1, with the protein MDSAAENASTARFREYLRIRSVQPKPDYDGIVRFLFKMADEIGLENKTVEFSPGRTIVILTWRGTQQELKSIVLNSHSDVVPVFEEFWTYPPFDAHKDKDGNIYARGTQDMKSVTIQYIEAIRQLKLEGKQFPRTIHLTVVPDEEIGGHLGMEIFVDQPEFRALNPGITLDEGLANPTDEFSVFYGEKCVWWITVYCRGDPGHGSRFIENTAAAKLHSVITSFLDFREKEKKRLENNPGLTLGDVTTINLTKVSGGVSCNVIPSEMSATFDIRIPPTMDLKEFETRMEGWCRAAGDQITFEYHQKCMNQRITTPEDSNPWWKAFSDPCKKLGLKLKPEIFPAATDSRYIRTAGFDALGFSPMNNTPILLHDHNEYLNEGVFLHGIKIYTRIIESLASVPPMPGE; encoded by the exons ATGGATTCAGCGGCTGAGAACGCGTCCACCGCGCGGTTCCGAGAGTATCTGAGGATCCGGAGCGTGCAGCCAAAGCCGGACTACG ATGGAATTGTACGCTTTCTTTTCAAAATGGCGGATGAAATAGGCCTGGAAAACAAGACTGTGGAG TTTTCTCCCGGACGAACAATAGTCATCCTCACCTGGAGAGGGACACAACAAGAGCTGAAGTCCATCGTTTTGAACTCCCATAGTGATGTGGTGCCTGTGTTCGAG GAATTCTGGACATATCCACCATTTGATGCCCATAAAGACAAGGACGGAAATATCTATGCAAGAGGAACGCAGGACATGAAATCTGTCACCATACA GTATATAGAAGCCATCCGACAACTCAAATTGGAAGGAAAGCAATTTCCACGCACCATACACCTCACCGTGGTACCAG ATGAGGAAATTGGGGGTCACTTGGGGATGGAGATCTTTGTAGACCAGCCTGAATTCCGTGCACTGAATCCTGGGATAACGCTTGATGAAG GTCTTGCCAACCCAACAGATGAATTTAGCGTTTTCTATGGAGAGAAATGCGTCTGGT GGATCACTGTTTACTGCAGGGGGGATCCTGGACATGGCTCCCGCTTCATAGAGAATACAGCAGCTGCTAAGTTG CACTCGGTGATCACAAGTTTCCTGGACTTCAGGGAAAAGGAGAAGAAAAG ACTTGAGAACAACCCTGGCCTGACACTTGGAGATGTCACCACGATAAACCTAACCAAGGTGAGCGGGGGTGTTTCCTGCAATGTGATCCCGTCAGAGATGTCTGCAACCTTTGATATCCGGATTCCCCCAACCATGGACCTGAAG GAGTTTGAGACGCGGATGGAAGGCTGGTGTCGGGCAGCCGGAGACCAAATCACTTTTGAGTATCATCAG AAATGTATGAACCAGAGGATAACGACCCCCGAAGACTCGAACCCCTGGTGGAAAGCGTTCAGTGACCCCTGCAAAAAGCT GGGTTTAAAGCTGAAGCCAGAAATCTTCCCCGCTGCCACTGACAGCCGCTACATCCGAACC GCTGGATTTGATGCATTGGGCTTTTCCCCCATGAACAACACCCCAATTTTACTCCATGATCACAACGAGTATTTAAATGAAGGCGTTTTCCTCCACGGGATAAAGATTTACACTCGGATCATCGAATCACTGGCCAGCGTCCCCCCGATGCCTGGAGAATAA